GATTTTGGGTTTTGGTTTATCTCATCCATTCTTTCAAAGCTAAAGCTTTCATCCACTTCCATTATCATGAACATACGGTTGCCAAATAAATATATTTCCATATTAACTACTCCAGCAGCCCTAATATTTACATTGATTTCTGGCCACTGATTCTCAGGTGCATGATGCCATTTATACTTTTTGAT
This sequence is a window from Arcticibacterium luteifluviistationis. Protein-coding genes within it:
- a CDS encoding L-rhamnose mutarotase; amino-acid sequence: MNKKYCLALDLKDDEELIKKYKWHHAPENQWPEINVNIRAAGVVNMEIYLFGNRMFMIMEVDESFSFERMDEINQNPKSVEWENLMWNFQQAIPGAKPGEKWVLMEQVFKLP